In Prescottella soli, a genomic segment contains:
- a CDS encoding amidohydrolase, with protein sequence MFSATAARVLAAALLTTATVSIGPAIALAAPFNVQPAPAICPNGMAPADATPLPGGRLAISVPEGPPAGGGRVVWTNTSTGANGIATLTNNGSRAEFVADTGPGTVVTVLDGVYTNGAGQPCVLVQGGVATTVVP encoded by the coding sequence ATGTTCTCCGCCACAGCGGCCCGCGTTCTCGCCGCCGCATTGCTCACCACAGCCACCGTGTCGATCGGACCGGCGATCGCGCTCGCCGCACCGTTCAACGTGCAACCCGCCCCTGCGATCTGCCCCAACGGGATGGCCCCGGCCGACGCCACTCCCCTACCGGGTGGTCGCCTGGCGATCAGCGTCCCCGAGGGCCCGCCGGCCGGCGGGGGCCGGGTCGTGTGGACAAACACCAGCACTGGCGCCAACGGCATCGCCACGCTCACCAACAACGGCAGCCGGGCCGAGTTCGTCGCCGACACCGGACCCGGCACCGTCGTCACCGTGCTCGACGGTGTCTACACGAACGGCGCCGGCCAACCCTGCGTTCTCGTGCAGGGCGGCGTCGCGACGACCGTCGTGCCCTGA
- a CDS encoding homoserine dehydrogenase — MTSESAQRAIGVAVLGLGTVGSEVARIIREHSSDLEARVGARLELRGVAVRRIDGDRGVPQELLTTDAEALVTRDDVDVVVEVIGGIELPRKLVLAALNAGKSVVTANKALLAEYTGELAEAAERESVDLYFEAAVAGAIPVIRPLTQSLAGDRVDRVLGIVNGTTNFILSAMDETGADYAETLAEAGRLGYAEADPTADVEGFDAASKAAILASIAFHTRVTAGDVYREGISKISAADLDAAKSLDCTIKLLSICERIVDGDGSERVSARVYPALVPREHPLAGVNGAYNAVVVESANAGRLMFYGQGAGGAPTASAVMGDVVMAARNKVHGGRGPRESKYADLAIAPMGDIPTRYYVNMQVADRAGVLSAVSAEFAKRGVSISTVRQEGAGDGARLVVVTHLATDAALAETVAALAELESVTAVTSVLRLEGTSE; from the coding sequence GTGACCAGCGAATCGGCGCAGCGCGCCATCGGGGTGGCTGTTCTCGGCCTCGGGACCGTGGGCAGCGAGGTGGCCCGGATCATCCGGGAACACTCGTCGGACCTCGAGGCCCGAGTCGGTGCGCGCCTGGAACTGCGCGGTGTGGCTGTGCGCCGCATCGACGGCGATCGTGGCGTGCCGCAGGAACTGCTGACGACCGACGCCGAGGCGTTGGTGACCCGCGACGACGTCGACGTCGTCGTCGAGGTGATCGGCGGCATCGAATTGCCGCGCAAGTTGGTGCTCGCCGCGCTCAATGCGGGCAAGTCGGTCGTCACCGCGAACAAGGCGCTACTCGCCGAGTACACGGGTGAGCTGGCCGAGGCCGCCGAGCGGGAGAGCGTCGACCTGTACTTCGAGGCGGCGGTCGCCGGCGCGATCCCCGTGATCCGCCCGCTGACGCAGTCGCTCGCCGGTGACCGGGTCGATCGCGTGCTCGGCATCGTGAACGGCACCACCAACTTCATCCTGTCCGCGATGGACGAGACCGGTGCCGACTACGCGGAGACGCTCGCCGAGGCCGGACGCCTGGGCTACGCCGAGGCCGACCCGACCGCCGACGTCGAGGGCTTCGACGCCGCGTCGAAGGCCGCGATCCTCGCGTCGATCGCGTTCCACACCCGCGTCACCGCCGGTGACGTGTACCGCGAGGGCATCTCGAAGATCAGTGCCGCGGACCTCGACGCCGCCAAGTCGCTCGACTGCACCATCAAGCTGCTGTCGATCTGCGAGCGGATCGTCGACGGGGACGGCAGCGAGCGCGTCTCCGCGCGCGTCTACCCGGCCCTCGTCCCGCGCGAGCACCCCCTCGCCGGTGTGAACGGCGCGTACAACGCCGTCGTCGTCGAATCGGCCAACGCCGGTCGGCTGATGTTCTACGGCCAGGGCGCCGGCGGTGCCCCCACCGCGTCCGCGGTCATGGGCGACGTCGTGATGGCCGCCCGCAACAAGGTGCACGGCGGACGTGGCCCGCGCGAGTCCAAGTACGCGGACCTGGCCATCGCGCCTATGGGGGATATCCCCACCCGTTACTACGTCAACATGCAGGTGGCAGACCGGGCCGGCGTGCTCTCGGCGGTCTCCGCCGAGTTCGCCAAGCGTGGCGTCAGCATCTCCACGGTCCGCCAGGAGGGTGCCGGCGACGGCGCACGCCTGGTGGTCGTCACCCACCTCGCGACCGACGCGGCGCTGGCGGAAACGGTTGCCGCCCTTGCCGAACTCGAATCTGTAACCGCTGTGACCAGCGTGCTCCGACTGGAAGGTACCTCCGAATGA
- the lysA gene encoding diaminopimelate decarboxylase — translation MNAHPAGPRHAEIQHAPGLPPRPVTSSEMTTLPAQVWPRGAERGEDGVVRLAGVPVTELAEKYGTPLFVIDEDDFRSRCREMASAFGGAERVHYASKAFLSAEIARWVRDEGLSMDVASGGELAVALHAGFPAERITMHGNNKSVAELETAVAAGVGHIVLDSMVEIDRLDEVAARHGVVQDVLIRITVGVEAHTHEFIATAHEDQKFGFSLSGGKAMAAASRVFATDNLRLVGLHSHIGSQIFEVDGFELAAHRVIGLMREIVDRFGTEKTAQLSIVDLGGGLGISYLSSDNPPPVDELAGKLAHIVATESKAAGLPVPTLMVEPGRAIAGPGTVTLYEVGTIKDVTLDAGATRRYISVDGGMSDNIRTSLYQAEYDARLVSRDSEGEPVVARVVGKHCESGDIVIRDVWMPDDLGPGDLLAVAATGAYCYSMSSRYNLLARPAVVAVRDGASRLILRRETVEDLLSLEVTE, via the coding sequence GTGAACGCGCACCCCGCCGGACCCCGGCACGCCGAGATCCAGCACGCCCCCGGGCTGCCCCCGCGTCCCGTGACGTCGTCCGAGATGACGACGCTGCCCGCGCAGGTGTGGCCTCGCGGAGCCGAGCGCGGCGAGGACGGCGTCGTGCGCCTCGCCGGCGTCCCGGTCACCGAGCTCGCCGAGAAGTACGGCACCCCGCTGTTCGTGATCGACGAGGACGACTTCCGCTCCCGCTGCCGCGAGATGGCGAGCGCGTTCGGCGGCGCCGAGCGTGTGCACTACGCGTCCAAGGCGTTCCTGTCGGCCGAGATCGCGCGCTGGGTGCGCGACGAGGGCCTGTCGATGGACGTCGCGTCCGGCGGTGAACTTGCCGTCGCGCTGCACGCCGGGTTCCCGGCCGAGCGGATCACGATGCACGGCAACAACAAGTCCGTCGCCGAGCTCGAGACCGCGGTCGCCGCGGGCGTCGGGCACATCGTGCTCGACTCGATGGTCGAGATCGACCGCCTCGACGAGGTCGCGGCCCGCCACGGCGTCGTGCAGGACGTCCTGATCCGGATCACCGTCGGCGTCGAGGCCCACACGCACGAGTTCATCGCGACCGCGCACGAGGACCAGAAGTTCGGCTTCTCGCTGTCCGGCGGCAAGGCGATGGCCGCCGCCTCACGGGTCTTCGCCACCGACAACCTGCGCCTGGTCGGTCTGCACAGCCACATCGGCTCGCAGATCTTCGAGGTCGACGGCTTCGAGTTGGCGGCGCACCGCGTCATCGGCCTGATGCGTGAGATCGTCGACCGCTTCGGTACCGAGAAGACGGCGCAACTGTCGATCGTCGACCTCGGTGGCGGTCTCGGCATCTCGTACCTGTCCAGCGACAATCCGCCCCCGGTCGACGAGCTCGCGGGCAAGCTCGCGCACATCGTCGCGACCGAGTCGAAGGCGGCGGGCCTGCCGGTTCCGACCCTCATGGTGGAACCCGGCCGCGCCATCGCGGGTCCCGGCACCGTCACGCTGTACGAGGTCGGCACCATCAAGGACGTCACGCTCGACGCCGGTGCGACCCGCCGATACATCAGTGTCGACGGCGGAATGAGCGACAACATTCGCACGTCGCTGTACCAGGCGGAATACGATGCCCGTCTGGTCTCGCGCGACAGCGAGGGCGAGCCGGTGGTTGCGCGTGTCGTGGGCAAACACTGTGAGAGCGGTGACATCGTCATCCGCGACGTGTGGATGCCCGACGATCTCGGTCCCGGAGATCTGCTCGCGGTCGCCGCGACCGGCGCATACTGCTACTCGATGTCGAGCCGCTACAACCTGCTCGCGCGACCCGCGGTGGTGGCGGTGCGGGACGGTGCTTCGCGCCTAATCTTGCGTAGGGAAACTGTCGAAGATCTGCTCAGCTTGGAGGTTACGGAGTGA
- the thrC gene encoding threonine synthase, producing MTAAEKKTTPVHTPWPGLIEAYRDRLAIGPNWKTVTLREGGTPLLPAAHLSELTGCDVYLKVEGLNPTGSFKDRGMTMAVTDALARGQRAVLCASTGNTSASAAAYAAVAGMGCAVLVPQGKIAMGKLAQAVMHGARIIQVQGNFDDCLELARKTTAEFPTIGLVNSVNPVRIEGQKTAAFEICDALGKAPDVHALPVGNAGNITAYWRGYSEYYADGITSVRPRMLGVQAAGAAPLVQGAPVKDPETIATAIRIGAPASWDGAVAAKEESNGAFRAATDEEILEAYRLIAATEGVFVEPASAASVAGLLAARKEGWLDSGLTVVCTVTGNGLKDPDTALAGMPAVQPIPVDPVAVASALELA from the coding sequence ATGACCGCGGCCGAGAAGAAGACCACCCCCGTCCACACCCCGTGGCCGGGACTGATCGAGGCCTACCGCGACCGGCTCGCGATCGGACCGAACTGGAAGACCGTCACGCTGCGTGAGGGCGGCACGCCGCTGCTGCCGGCCGCACACCTGTCGGAGCTCACCGGGTGCGACGTGTACCTCAAGGTCGAGGGTCTCAACCCGACCGGTTCGTTCAAGGACCGCGGCATGACGATGGCCGTCACCGACGCCCTGGCCCGCGGCCAGCGCGCCGTGCTGTGCGCGTCCACCGGCAACACCTCGGCCTCCGCCGCCGCGTACGCCGCGGTGGCGGGCATGGGCTGCGCCGTGCTGGTGCCGCAGGGCAAGATCGCGATGGGCAAGCTGGCGCAGGCCGTCATGCACGGTGCGCGAATCATCCAGGTGCAGGGCAACTTCGACGACTGCCTCGAGCTGGCGCGCAAGACCACCGCGGAGTTCCCGACGATCGGTCTGGTCAACTCGGTGAACCCGGTCCGCATCGAGGGCCAGAAGACCGCCGCGTTCGAGATCTGCGACGCGCTCGGCAAGGCGCCCGACGTGCACGCGCTGCCCGTCGGCAACGCCGGCAACATCACCGCGTACTGGCGCGGCTACTCCGAGTACTACGCGGACGGCATCACTTCGGTGCGCCCGCGGATGCTCGGCGTCCAGGCGGCCGGCGCCGCGCCGCTGGTCCAGGGTGCCCCGGTCAAGGATCCGGAGACCATCGCGACCGCGATCCGCATCGGTGCGCCCGCGTCGTGGGACGGCGCCGTGGCCGCCAAGGAGGAGTCCAACGGTGCGTTCCGTGCCGCGACCGACGAGGAGATCCTCGAGGCGTACCGCCTGATCGCCGCCACCGAAGGTGTCTTCGTCGAGCCGGCGTCCGCGGCGAGCGTCGCGGGTCTGCTCGCCGCCCGCAAGGAGGGCTGGCTGGACTCGGGCCTGACCGTCGTCTGCACCGTCACCGGCAACGGACTCAAGGATCCGGACACCGCGCTCGCGGGTATGCCTGCGGTGCAGCCGATTCCGGTCGACCCCGTCGCCGTGGCGTCGGCCCTCGAGCTGGCGTAG
- the prfA gene encoding peptide chain release factor 1 translates to MAGTTQPSAIDDILAEHAGLEQQLADPALHNDPAAARKAGKRFAELAPVMATYSKLKAAQEDLEAARELAADDSAFAAEVPVLEEAVAELDKTLTDLLAPRDPHDADDVVLELKSGEGGEESALFASDLARMYVRYAERAGWRVEILDATVSDLGGYKDATISIKSKGDVRDGVWSRLKFEGGVHRVQRVPVTESQGRVHTSAAGVLIYPEPEEVEEVQIDETDLRIDVYRSSGKGGQGVNTTDSAVRITHLPTGIVVTCQNERSQLQNKARAMQVLAARLQAAAEEAADAEASAGRQSQIRTVDRSERIRTYNFPENRITDHRIGFKAHNLDAVLDGDMGALLDALGQADREARLAAE, encoded by the coding sequence ATGGCAGGGACGACGCAGCCGTCGGCGATCGACGACATCCTGGCCGAGCACGCGGGTCTGGAGCAGCAGCTCGCGGATCCGGCGTTGCACAACGATCCGGCAGCGGCCCGCAAGGCGGGTAAGCGCTTCGCCGAACTCGCACCTGTCATGGCCACCTACTCCAAGCTCAAGGCCGCGCAGGAGGATCTCGAAGCCGCCCGTGAGCTGGCCGCCGACGATTCCGCGTTCGCCGCCGAGGTTCCCGTCCTCGAGGAGGCGGTGGCCGAACTCGACAAGACGCTCACCGACCTGCTCGCCCCGCGTGACCCGCACGACGCCGACGACGTGGTGCTCGAGCTCAAGTCCGGTGAAGGTGGCGAGGAGTCCGCGCTGTTCGCGTCCGACCTCGCGCGCATGTACGTCCGGTACGCCGAGCGCGCCGGGTGGCGGGTCGAGATCCTCGACGCCACCGTGTCCGACCTCGGTGGCTACAAGGACGCCACGATCTCGATCAAGTCGAAGGGCGACGTCCGTGACGGCGTCTGGTCGCGGCTCAAGTTCGAAGGTGGCGTGCACCGCGTGCAGCGCGTCCCGGTGACGGAATCGCAGGGCCGAGTCCACACGTCCGCGGCGGGTGTCCTCATCTACCCCGAGCCGGAGGAAGTCGAGGAGGTGCAGATCGACGAGACGGACCTGCGCATCGACGTCTACCGGTCGTCGGGCAAGGGTGGGCAGGGCGTCAACACCACCGACTCCGCGGTCCGCATCACTCACCTGCCGACGGGCATCGTCGTGACCTGTCAGAACGAGCGTTCGCAGCTGCAGAACAAGGCCCGCGCCATGCAGGTTCTCGCGGCGCGCCTGCAGGCGGCGGCCGAGGAGGCCGCCGACGCCGAGGCGTCCGCCGGTCGGCAGAGCCAGATCCGCACGGTCGACCGCTCCGAGCGCATCCGCACCTACAACTTCCCCGAGAACCGCATCACCGATCACCGCATCGGGTTCAAGGCGCACAACCTCGACGCCGTGCTCGACGGCGACATGGGTGCGCTGCTCGACGCCCTCGGCCAGGCCGACCGGGAGGCCCGCCTCGCCGCGGAGTGA
- the thrB gene encoding homoserine kinase, whose protein sequence is MTQTLPTGLTVTARVPASSANLGPGFDTLGLALGLYDEITVTTTDSGLTIRVEGEGADDVPWGPSHLVVRAIERGLEAAGLWADGLDVVCRNAIPHSRGLGSSASAAVGGLAAANGLARKAAPELALTDAQLVQLSSEFEGHPDNAAASVLGGVVVSWSETEVDDESQRLYNAVRLSVHPDIRVVALVPSERSSTALTRGLLPETVPHRDAAFNVSRGALAVVALTQRPDLLMTATEDKLHQAQRAPALPLTTRWIGKLREAGIAATVSGAGPTVLALSDQPFPDALRNEAEQDGLRVLELEIADGVQVN, encoded by the coding sequence ATGACTCAGACCCTCCCCACCGGACTCACGGTGACCGCGCGTGTTCCCGCTTCGAGCGCGAATCTCGGACCGGGATTCGACACGTTGGGTCTCGCGCTCGGTCTGTACGACGAGATCACTGTCACGACCACGGATTCGGGACTGACGATCCGGGTCGAGGGCGAAGGTGCGGACGACGTGCCGTGGGGTCCGTCCCACCTCGTCGTCCGCGCCATCGAGCGGGGCCTCGAGGCGGCCGGCCTGTGGGCCGACGGTCTGGACGTGGTGTGCCGGAACGCCATTCCTCACTCGCGGGGACTCGGCTCGTCGGCGTCGGCCGCGGTCGGCGGCCTGGCCGCGGCCAACGGTCTGGCTCGCAAGGCGGCGCCCGAACTGGCGCTGACCGATGCCCAGCTGGTGCAGCTGTCGTCCGAGTTCGAAGGCCACCCCGACAACGCCGCCGCCAGCGTCCTCGGCGGCGTGGTCGTGTCGTGGAGCGAGACCGAGGTCGACGACGAGTCGCAGCGTCTCTACAACGCGGTGCGGTTGTCGGTCCACCCGGACATCCGGGTCGTGGCGCTGGTCCCGTCGGAGCGGTCGTCGACCGCGCTGACCCGGGGGCTGCTGCCGGAGACCGTGCCGCATCGCGACGCGGCCTTCAACGTCAGCCGCGGCGCGCTGGCGGTGGTCGCGCTCACACAGCGTCCCGACCTGCTGATGACCGCCACCGAGGACAAGCTGCACCAGGCGCAGCGCGCGCCCGCGCTTCCGCTGACGACGCGGTGGATCGGGAAGCTCCGTGAGGCCGGGATCGCGGCCACCGTCTCGGGCGCGGGCCCGACGGTGCTGGCGCTGTCCGACCAACCGTTCCCGGACGCGCTCCGGAACGAAGCCGAGCAGGACGGACTGCGGGTCCTCGAGCTCGAGATCGCCGACGGCGTTCAGGTGAACTGA
- the prmC gene encoding peptide chain release factor N(5)-glutamine methyltransferase, whose protein sequence is MSRQPLRLAIIEAAAELERAGVPSARVDAELLAAHLLGVERTRLGLVPLVDPSVIEEYRDLVARRAQRIPLQYITGSTAMGNISLEVGPGVFVPRPETELLLAWALAQLEACGRRAPVVMDLCTGSGALALAIAHARPDAVVHAVELEPRALAWARRNADRRGAAGDTPINLVQGDVTDRGLLTALEGGVDLIVSNPPYIPEGAVLDPEVADHDPHSALFGGADGLSVIKPMVNNIARWLRIGGAVGVEHDDTNGAQVAELFRTRRVFGHVAEHPDLAGRPRFVVAQRVATDVEAAR, encoded by the coding sequence GTGAGTCGACAACCTCTCCGCCTGGCCATCATCGAGGCAGCCGCCGAGTTGGAGCGGGCGGGGGTTCCCTCGGCCCGCGTGGACGCCGAGCTGCTCGCCGCCCATCTACTGGGTGTGGAACGAACCCGTCTGGGTCTGGTGCCGCTCGTCGATCCGTCCGTCATCGAGGAGTACCGCGACCTGGTCGCCCGCCGAGCCCAGCGGATCCCGCTGCAGTACATCACCGGTTCCACGGCCATGGGCAACATCTCGCTCGAGGTGGGACCCGGTGTGTTCGTGCCCAGGCCCGAGACCGAACTACTGCTCGCGTGGGCACTCGCCCAGCTCGAGGCGTGTGGTCGACGCGCGCCGGTCGTGATGGACCTGTGCACGGGATCCGGGGCGCTTGCGCTCGCGATCGCGCACGCCCGCCCGGACGCTGTCGTGCACGCGGTGGAGCTCGAACCGCGGGCGCTGGCGTGGGCGCGACGCAATGCCGACCGTCGCGGGGCCGCCGGGGACACCCCGATCAACCTCGTGCAGGGTGACGTCACGGACCGTGGACTGCTGACCGCGCTCGAAGGCGGCGTCGACCTGATCGTGTCGAATCCGCCGTACATCCCGGAAGGTGCGGTGCTGGATCCTGAAGTGGCGGACCATGATCCGCACTCGGCGCTGTTCGGCGGCGCCGACGGTCTCTCGGTGATCAAGCCCATGGTCAACAACATCGCGCGGTGGCTGCGCATCGGCGGCGCCGTCGGCGTCGAGCACGACGACACCAACGGTGCACAGGTCGCGGAGCTGTTCCGGACCCGTCGCGTGTTCGGCCACGTGGCCGAGCATCCGGACCTCGCGGGCCGGCCCCGTTTCGTCGTGGCACAGCGCGTCGCCACCGACGTCGAGGCGGCGCGATGA
- the rpmE gene encoding 50S ribosomal protein L31, with translation MKAGIHPEYVATTVVCGCGNTFETHSTATSGRINVEVCSQCHPFYTGKQKILDTGGRVARFEARYGKRAPKKAAADQ, from the coding sequence ATGAAGGCTGGAATTCACCCCGAGTACGTTGCGACGACCGTCGTGTGCGGTTGCGGCAACACGTTCGAGACCCACAGCACGGCGACCAGCGGACGTATCAACGTCGAAGTTTGCTCGCAGTGCCACCCGTTCTACACCGGCAAGCAGAAGATCCTCGACACCGGCGGCCGCGTGGCTCGCTTCGAGGCTCGCTACGGCAAGCGTGCCCCCAAGAAGGCCGCTGCCGACCAGTAG
- the rho gene encoding transcription termination factor Rho → MTDTDLIATPVQDSPAEAAGARAGNPPQTSDAAPREGAVAASTKRAEARRGAGLSGMVLAELRSLAGELGIKGTSGMRKGDLIAAIKERQGGAAAKAANGTPAAEAPAAEKPAARKAQAASAPADADAQDADGDQAPRRGRQRRGSSRRAGAPEQAGADSADAASTSTATEDAPAESRTAEVKDGEAKQGEAREQGREQGKDQQADERGERGGRRERGERGERGERGERGERGGERGDRGDRGERGDRGDRSQGGNGPRGEGRGERRDGDDEEGGRGRRGRRFRERRRGRDRGEAGEGREPEIREDDVLQPVAGILDVLDNYAFVRTSGYLAGPNDVYVSMNLVRKNGLRRGDAITGAVRVPREGEQSNQRQKFNPLVRLDTVNGHDPEAARKRPEFNKLTPLYPNQRLRLETTPNILTTRVIDLVMPIGKGQRALIVSPPKAGKTTVLQDIANAISVNNPECYLMVVLVDERPEEVTDMQRSVNGEVIASTFDRPPADHTSVAELAIERAKRLVEAGRDVVVLLDSITRLGRAYNNSSPASGRILSGGVDSTALYPPKRFLGAARNIENGGSLTIIASALVETGSTGDTVIFEEFKGTGNAELKLDRKIAERRVFPAVDVNLSSTRKDELLMSPDEFAVVHKLRRVLSGLDTHQAIDLLVDRLKKSKSNVEFLMTVSKTAPGSLAD, encoded by the coding sequence GTGACCGATACGGACCTGATTGCCACGCCTGTTCAAGATTCCCCGGCAGAGGCCGCGGGTGCCCGGGCGGGCAATCCTCCACAGACTTCTGACGCTGCACCGCGCGAGGGCGCGGTCGCCGCGTCGACCAAGCGCGCCGAGGCCCGTCGTGGCGCCGGACTCTCCGGCATGGTGCTCGCCGAGCTGCGTTCGCTCGCGGGCGAACTCGGCATCAAGGGCACCTCGGGGATGCGCAAGGGCGATCTGATCGCCGCGATCAAGGAGCGGCAGGGTGGCGCCGCCGCCAAGGCCGCCAACGGCACGCCGGCCGCCGAGGCGCCCGCCGCAGAGAAGCCGGCCGCGCGCAAGGCGCAGGCCGCATCTGCGCCCGCCGACGCCGACGCGCAGGACGCCGACGGCGACCAGGCACCGCGCCGGGGTCGTCAGCGCCGCGGGTCGTCCCGCCGCGCGGGTGCCCCCGAGCAGGCCGGTGCGGATTCCGCCGACGCCGCGTCGACGAGCACCGCAACCGAGGACGCGCCGGCTGAGAGCCGCACGGCCGAGGTCAAGGACGGCGAAGCCAAGCAGGGCGAGGCGCGCGAGCAGGGCCGCGAGCAGGGCAAGGACCAGCAGGCCGACGAGCGCGGCGAGCGCGGTGGCCGTCGTGAGCGCGGTGAGCGTGGCGAGCGCGGTGAGCGTGGCGAGCGCGGTGAGCGCGGTGGCGAGCGTGGTGACCGTGGTGACCGCGGCGAGCGTGGTGACCGTGGCGACCGCAGCCAGGGCGGCAACGGCCCGCGCGGCGAGGGCCGTGGCGAGCGCCGTGACGGCGACGACGAAGAGGGCGGTCGCGGACGGCGCGGACGTCGCTTCCGCGAGCGTCGTCGTGGTCGTGACCGCGGCGAGGCGGGCGAGGGCCGCGAGCCCGAGATCCGCGAGGACGACGTCCTGCAGCCGGTCGCCGGCATCCTCGACGTCCTCGACAACTACGCGTTCGTGCGCACGTCCGGCTACCTGGCCGGCCCGAACGACGTGTACGTCTCGATGAACCTCGTTCGCAAGAACGGCCTGCGCCGCGGTGACGCGATCACCGGCGCGGTCCGCGTCCCGCGCGAGGGCGAGCAGAGTAACCAGCGGCAGAAGTTCAACCCGCTGGTCCGCCTGGACACCGTCAACGGCCACGATCCCGAGGCCGCGCGCAAGCGTCCGGAGTTCAACAAGCTCACGCCGCTATACCCGAACCAGCGTCTGCGCCTCGAGACCACACCGAACATCCTGACGACCCGCGTGATCGACCTGGTCATGCCGATCGGCAAGGGCCAGCGTGCGCTCATCGTGTCGCCCCCGAAGGCCGGTAAGACCACCGTCCTGCAGGACATCGCGAACGCGATCTCGGTCAACAACCCCGAGTGCTACCTGATGGTCGTCCTCGTCGATGAGCGTCCGGAAGAGGTCACCGACATGCAGCGGTCGGTGAACGGCGAGGTCATCGCCTCGACGTTCGACCGCCCGCCGGCCGATCACACCTCGGTCGCCGAGCTCGCCATCGAGCGGGCGAAGCGTCTCGTGGAGGCCGGCCGTGATGTCGTGGTGCTGCTCGACTCGATCACCCGACTGGGCCGCGCGTACAACAACTCGTCGCCGGCCTCCGGGCGCATCCTCTCCGGTGGTGTCGACTCGACGGCGCTGTACCCGCCCAAGCGTTTCCTGGGTGCCGCGCGCAACATCGAGAACGGCGGCTCGCTGACGATCATCGCCTCCGCCCTGGTGGAGACCGGATCGACCGGCGACACCGTGATCTTCGAGGAGTTCAAGGGCACCGGCAACGCCGAGCTCAAGCTCGACCGCAAGATCGCCGAGCGGCGGGTGTTCCCGGCCGTCGACGTCAACCTGTCGAGTACCCGCAAGGACGAGCTCCTGATGAGCCCCGACGAGTTCGCTGTCGTGCACAAGCTGCGGCGCGTGCTGTCCGGTCTGGACACGCACCAGGCGATCGACCTGCTCGTCGACCGGCTCAAGAAGAGCAAGAGCAACGTCGAGTTCCTCATGACGGTCTCGAAGACGGCTCCGGGCTCACTCGCGGACTGA